A segment of the Cucumis melo cultivar AY unplaced genomic scaffold, USDA_Cmelo_AY_1.0 utg001632l, whole genome shotgun sequence genome:
GGGCCTAGCCTCCGAATGAGAATTACCTTTTTCAATGAAAGATAGACTGTCTTCCTTTTAGTAGGCTTCAAGAGATCGAGCTACTAACTTCCTCTTTTCTACTAACTTCCTCAACTGGTCGagccgcctcaatgaacaaggggcctCTTGTCGAGCTACTGCATTCTTCTTCGCCATTCTCCCCTTACTCTTTCTTTGACTGTCTCAACTTCTTTCTGTAGCTTCTTCTGAAACTCGGGAAAGAAAAATGACAGTTGTTCTAGAAAGGACGACTGATGACTCAGACTCAACCGAATCCGACTAATTCCCCATTGGTAGTCAAAGACGGATGGTTCTAACCGCATAGTCAACCCTTCCCCTTTTCAGAGATCTAGCTACAgcaagaaaaagatgaaaggcATCAAAATCGAATATGATCCTCTTTCTAGTAGAATAAGAGAATATAGAAgcatcaaaatagaagcttgcttttcttgttagtgggtttgaagttcaaaaaaggaagaagaggggtctcattgataaggacatattaatCTGTGGATCAAATCAAAGACTACCTTCTTCAttgccttgttcattgatttgcctttttttttctactttcatCCTCAAAttcactaattaagctactccagatgagtTCTATAACAAGGAGAatttctgagttgcactccttcaaatttcaaggataaggacccacaaattctttgcgcctaagcgctctgaacctatatttttttctacgagtaccttcgctcctctccttcctaacctcagtcgagtggcttcgctcctctcctatattttttttctacgagtacccTTCGCACCTGAATTTATCTACGAGTCCCAAATTCACTAATGAAACtaatctggacctttgttttgaTTTACATATTGAATTTGTACAAATACCACTAGTTAGTAAACTCAAAGAAAAGATGCGCGCGTCCTGTCTCGAGTCAGAAATTCCCCTTCTTCTGACCTTTCTCTTTCAGTCAACTTCTTCCAATCCTCTCATTCCTACCTATTACTTCTCCTCTGGGCAGTCAGGAGGTGGACATCAAAAATCTTTCATTGGGTACACTTTGACGTCCTATCTACTTTTTTTTGAATTGAAGAAAGCGCTCTtatcagttcggtagaacgtgggtctccaaaacccgatgtcgtaggttcaaatcctacaGAGCTCCGTTCTTTCAGTAGAAAGATCGATCGTAAATGAGCCTCATCTATATAAGGCCTCTCGcgaggttctctattgattttcatctgacctcttcttcttttttgaaaatCTCTTGCATAAATATTCAGTCCCAGGATCAGAATCTGAAGGATGAAAAACAAAAGTACGAGACCCAAAAATAGGATTCCATCTTTGCCTTTGCCTGCAGATCCTAGTCTGATAAAAGCAGAAAGCAGAATCGCCgtaaaaagagaaagaataCGAAAAGGATTCTTTGTCAACATGAGATTCTTTATGACACCATTCTTTGGCCACCCACATGGGGCCATATAccgaaaagaaaagaaaagactcAACTCAAAGACAGACACAAGACAgagacaagaagaagaaagtggTCGAAATGGAAAGACGAAAGTGGAAGATGGGATTTGAGAAAATCTCCCGCCCCATGACTAATATTGAGAAGGCGGGGCAGAAAGGATTTCGCACATACATTTTCTTGCGCGAGATCCAGCAAAGAAATATGAAGAGGGAAAGAGTCAGTCAGACCTCTACCTCTAGTCCACTCATGAACTCGAATTCAAGAATCCACGGATttctcgcaaattctttgcgcctaactACGGGGTAGGACGAAGAAAGCTTCTTTCCGGATCGTAATCAGTCGATCTTGGGGTTAGAATATCGAGAGCAGCTCTCTTCTGAGATCTTGCCATGATCCGCTGAGGCTGAATCGGCTGAGAAAGGGAATTAGATCTTGATAGAgaagcccacgtagcggtactAAGATAGATGATTCAACTCTTGCCCATGAATACTCTGTCTTAACTCCGGTAATTCAAGGATGTTCATATTAAGAGCCTTGCCCAGTCGTACATTCTGAATTTGATACCGAACCTTCACTCTGGATTCAGGCGTGTACCAGTACTCAGGGACATTCAGGATTGAGAAAAGGGTAATCTCGGGATCCATATCAATCCTACATCTCCACTATAGGCTAGATACTGTCGCATCCAGGCGCGAAAGAGAGTGTACTCATAGAGATCTCTGATTTCCTCGTCTGGGTACGCCTCCACAGGAGCTCAGGCGGCAAGAGGGGCTCAATCAGTCGCTGTCTTATATAACCTACGGAGGAGGGAGGCACTATAAGGCCAAGTGCTAAGGAAAGAGCTAAGGACCACGTGATTACACGCCGCGAAAGCTAAGATCACAACGAGTCTCTTTGCTCTACGTCCATGACGAGATGAGAACTCGAGAAGCGGACTGAAAGCCAAGGCCTGCGGTCCGCAACCGGGTTGAAAGACGCATAGGGTGCTTAACCGTCATATGAGAGTTATACCACCCCATAGACTATCGGATCATCTGAAGAGAGATTGGTTCAAGGTCGGACTAACCGAAAAAGGTTTAGCAAACTCCACGGCTCCGGGAGCTGAGAGATTTTCCAGTTGAGATGCCAACGCCTAAAAGTGGTGAGATAGGGTAGATATAGGCCAAGAAAGAGGAGTAATATCCCAGAGGCTGACCTGAAAGCGAGAGGTTTCTCCTTCTTACTTAATCAAGGAGACCTCGAAGATAAAAGAGGCAAGAGCGGAGTTAACAGCCGAGGACGCAAATGATGGTCCAAAAGCTGTCTCCATCAGTGTTTACATGATAGGGAGAGGCCACCTATCTGTGGCACTCTGAAAATCAATGGAATAGACTGGGGGAGCTATTCCGATCAATCGATCgagaggagcgaagcagctTTACCGTGTTTACGAGAAAGAAAttcaactaccacggaccggaacATAATCAGACTGAGACTTGAATTCGATCTTCATTCTCCCACTACGCGGTCTTCTCGTATGAGATCTTTCGGATCGGGTCCTGATGCCGGACGGAGCCGTATGAGAGGAGAGTGTATACTCTTTCACTCCGGGAGCGAGACCAAAGTTCAAGAAGTTGAGTGGtcccctctctctctctgaaaagaaaatagaggGGAGTTGGCTGATAAAGATGGACAGTGACGATTGCGTAATATCAATTTCTCGGCCTCGTCATCGAAAGCGGCTGAACATTTCTCTCCAATTCTAAGCTATATGGGGGGCTTGGATGGTGAGCAAAAAGAATTGATCAAGAAGTTGGTAAACTTTCGCATGAAAGAAGGTAAAAGAACGAGAGTTCGTGCTATTGTTTATCAAACTTTGAATCGCCCAGCTCAAACTGAAGGCGATGGAATCAAACTGATGGTTGAGGCCGTAGAGAATATAAAGCCCATATGCGAAGTCGAAAAAGTAGGAGTAGCAGGTACTATTTATGATGTCCCTGGGATTGTAGCCAGGGATCGTCAACAAACCTTAGCTATTCGTTGGATCCTTGAAGCAGCTTTCAAACGACGTATAAGCTACAGGATAAGCTTAGAGAAATGTTCATTTGCTGAGATACTGGATGCTTACCGAAAGAGGGGAATTGCACgtaagaaaagagagaatctTCATAGACTGGCTTCCACCAATCGAAGTTTCGCGCATTTCAGATGGTGGTAAAGTAGAGACCACATAATAGATAATAGAATATTTATTCCTCATTCAGTCAGATTATGAAGTCAGATATGCTTTGACCCAGCCTCCGCCTTCTGATATTTGGAGTCTGAATATAGAAAGCCAGCCTTCCTCATACTCCTCCC
Coding sequences within it:
- the LOC127147497 gene encoding ribosomal protein S7, mitochondrial, with translation MGGLDGEQKELIKKLVNFRMKEGKRTRVRAIVYQTLNRPAQTEGDGIKLMVEAVENIKPICEVEKVGVAGTIYDVPGIVARDRQQTLAIRWILEAAFKRRISYRISLEKCSFAEILDAYRKRGIARKKRENLHRLASTNRSFAHFRWW